Proteins found in one Streptococcus iniae genomic segment:
- a CDS encoding IS256 family transposase, with the protein MTQFTTELLNFLAQKQDIDEFFRSSLEIAMNDLLQVELSAFLGYEPYKKEGYNTGNSRNGTYSRQFETKYGLVNLIIPRDRNGEFSPVLLPSYARRDDHLEEMVIKLYQTGVTTREISDIIERMYGHHYSPATVSNITKVTQESVTAFHERSFQTNYSVLYLDGTYLPLRRGTVSKECIHIALGITPEGYKSVLGYEIAPNENNVSWSDLLKRLQNQGLKQVSLVVTDGLNGVDQIIQQAYPMAKQQRCLVHIGRNISSKVKRVDRAPILNQFKQIYRATNLQEAIKLLEQFVSEWKPRYKKVMTSLETTENLLTFYQFPHHIWSSIYSTNLIESLNKEIKRQSKKRVVFPNEEALERCLVSIFEDYNIKFGARIHKGFGVCFDTLDSLFD; encoded by the coding sequence ATGACTCAGTTTACCACAGAATTACTTAACTTCCTAGCGCAAAAACAAGATATTGATGAATTCTTTCGATCCTCTTTAGAAATAGCTATGAATGATCTCTTGCAGGTTGAACTATCAGCTTTCCTTGGATATGAGCCATATAAAAAAGAAGGTTACAATACAGGTAATAGCCGTAATGGGACCTACTCTCGACAGTTTGAAACGAAGTATGGCTTAGTCAATTTAATCATTCCAAGAGATCGAAACGGCGAGTTTTCACCAGTTTTATTACCATCTTATGCTAGACGAGATGACCACTTGGAAGAGATGGTGATTAAACTCTATCAAACTGGCGTTACGACACGCGAAATCAGTGACATTATTGAGCGCATGTATGGTCACCACTACAGTCCAGCAACGGTGTCAAATATCACAAAAGTGACTCAAGAAAGTGTCACTGCCTTTCATGAGCGTTCCTTTCAAACTAACTACTCAGTCTTGTATCTAGACGGAACTTACTTACCCTTGCGACGAGGTACGGTCAGTAAAGAATGTATTCACATTGCACTTGGTATCACGCCTGAAGGGTATAAATCAGTTCTTGGCTATGAGATTGCCCCTAATGAAAATAATGTCTCTTGGTCAGATCTTCTTAAGAGGCTACAAAATCAAGGACTTAAGCAAGTTTCTCTAGTTGTTACAGACGGGCTTAACGGTGTGGATCAAATCATCCAACAAGCCTATCCAATGGCTAAACAGCAACGGTGTCTGGTTCACATTGGTCGCAATATCTCCAGTAAGGTCAAACGAGTAGATAGGGCACCTATTCTAAATCAGTTCAAGCAGATTTATCGTGCCACAAATTTACAGGAGGCTATTAAATTATTGGAACAATTTGTTTCTGAGTGGAAACCTCGTTACAAAAAGGTTATGACATCACTTGAAACAACTGAAAATCTCCTAACTTTCTATCAATTTCCACATCACATTTGGTCTAGTATTTACTCTACAAACTTGATTGAATCACTCAATAAAGAAATCAAGCGACAAAGCAAGAAGAGGGTGGTTTTTCCAAATGAAGAAGCCTTAGAACGATGCCTTGTAAGTATTTTCGAAGACTATAACATTAAGTTCGGAGCTCGTATTCATAAAGGATTCGGAGTATGTTTTGACACACTTGATAGCTTATTTGACTAA
- a CDS encoding response regulator transcription factor — protein sequence MFTILVAEDDRSLNKIISTKLKQENFNVHSVFNGQEALDVMESHHIDLIITDIMMPQLDGYGFLKVLRQSGYQLPVLMITAKSQLESLEEAFRLGVDDYLVKPLRLQELLLRVQALLRRAQLEVEQQLQVGQTILDYKQLTVTLLEHQEVIQVPPKEFYLLYKLLSRPEQIFTRLELLDEIWGMEDDKDERLVDACVKRVRHKFNANTDFEIITIRGLGYKGRLGHGKV from the coding sequence ATGTTTACCATTTTAGTTGCTGAAGACGATCGGTCATTAAATAAAATCATTTCAACCAAGTTAAAGCAAGAAAACTTCAATGTGCATTCTGTTTTTAATGGCCAAGAAGCATTAGATGTTATGGAGTCACACCATATTGATCTCATTATCACAGACATCATGATGCCCCAGTTAGATGGTTATGGTTTTTTGAAGGTGTTGCGCCAATCAGGTTACCAATTACCAGTTTTGATGATTACAGCAAAATCTCAACTAGAATCTCTAGAAGAGGCTTTTAGGTTAGGCGTTGATGATTATTTGGTAAAACCTCTCAGGCTTCAAGAATTATTGCTGCGCGTGCAAGCCTTATTGAGGCGTGCGCAATTGGAAGTTGAACAGCAATTACAAGTTGGTCAGACAATCTTGGATTACAAGCAATTAACAGTGACCTTGTTAGAGCATCAAGAAGTCATTCAAGTTCCCCCAAAGGAATTTTACTTGCTCTATAAATTATTAAGTCGACCTGAACAAATTTTTACCCGCCTTGAATTGTTGGATGAGATTTGGGGAATGGAAGATGATAAGGATGAGAGGCTTGTTGACGCCTGTGTTAAAAGGGTTCGGCATAAATTTAATGCCAATACGGATTTTGAGATTATCACTATTAGAGGCTTAGGCTACAAAGGGAGATTAGGTCATGGCAAAGTCTAA
- a CDS encoding ABC transporter ATP-binding protein: protein MTILALSGVTKKFQDGEGERVVLDQLDLSVSKNEFVAILGPSGSGKSTLLSIAGLLLSADSGSIRIANQDLSALKQKQWTQKRQELLGFIFQDHQLLPFMTIGKQLQMVAKMKGIKDKKAADLEIDRLLEDLGISACKDKYPNKMSGGQKQRAAIARAFIGNPQVILADEPTASLDPERGRDIARLIQMEVKQKGKVAIMVTHDQSILDLVDTIYDLKNGKLIKR, encoded by the coding sequence ATGACAATCTTAGCATTAAGTGGTGTAACCAAAAAATTTCAAGATGGAGAAGGTGAACGAGTGGTCTTGGACCAACTTGATTTGAGTGTATCTAAAAATGAATTTGTGGCTATTTTAGGGCCGTCTGGGTCTGGGAAATCAACCCTTCTATCAATTGCAGGGCTCTTGCTATCAGCTGATTCTGGCAGTATTCGTATTGCAAATCAAGACCTATCTGCTTTGAAGCAGAAGCAATGGACACAAAAACGTCAAGAATTGTTAGGCTTTATTTTTCAGGACCATCAGTTGTTACCCTTTATGACCATTGGCAAGCAATTGCAAATGGTGGCTAAAATGAAAGGGATTAAGGATAAAAAAGCAGCAGATTTAGAAATCGACAGGCTTTTAGAGGATTTGGGGATTAGTGCTTGTAAAGATAAGTACCCTAATAAGATGTCTGGTGGTCAAAAACAAAGGGCAGCAATTGCGCGTGCTTTTATAGGGAATCCTCAGGTGATTTTAGCTGACGAACCAACGGCTAGTCTGGATCCTGAAAGGGGGCGTGACATCGCGCGCTTGATTCAAATGGAGGTCAAACAAAAGGGAAAAGTAGCTATTATGGTAACCCATGACCAGTCTATTTTGGATTTGGTTGACACCATTTATGACCTTAAAAATGGAAAATTAATCAAGCGCTAG
- a CDS encoding SSURE domain-containing protein, with protein MLNTSQQKGKRPTTWVKKSGLLLSSSLVLLLAVPSLAMAEDAMPSQMETNSMMMTDGNSSDQMVKKALMENIKTSIDVPASYLTNAMSPGPFTAGVNQFIPFELFGGDGMLTRLLLPSSKDAPWSDNGTSMHEALLPFKDLEKGMYYYQLKLDGPMGDLQDKALLDKLQMNGKMTYKAMVEVYAAKDGMPDMMTKVASKPVKVMLNKSTSDEEVKKGLKSMVSKTIQIPRKYVNNAKFPGPFTAGVNETLPLEAFGGDGMLTRLLLTSSKGAKWSDNGDKKHKALFLVKDLEKNKYFYQVKLDGKAGQLEDKALLSKLMKNGKHDYMAEVTIYGAKDGKADMTKVIDHKMVTIMVK; from the coding sequence ATGTTAAACACGTCTCAACAAAAAGGTAAACGCCCAACCACTTGGGTCAAAAAATCTGGATTACTCTTATCAAGTAGTCTGGTCTTATTGCTAGCAGTTCCTAGTCTAGCAATGGCTGAAGATGCCATGCCGTCTCAGATGGAGACAAATTCTATGATGATGACTGACGGCAATTCCAGTGATCAAATGGTCAAAAAAGCCCTCATGGAAAACATTAAGACTTCTATTGATGTTCCAGCCTCCTACCTGACAAATGCCATGTCTCCTGGTCCATTTACAGCGGGTGTTAACCAGTTCATTCCTTTTGAATTATTTGGTGGTGATGGTATGCTTACTCGACTTTTATTGCCCTCATCAAAAGATGCACCATGGTCAGATAATGGAACAAGCATGCATGAGGCGCTCCTACCTTTTAAAGATTTAGAAAAAGGAATGTATTATTATCAGCTTAAACTCGATGGGCCAATGGGTGACTTGCAAGATAAAGCCTTGCTAGACAAGTTGCAAATGAATGGGAAAATGACCTATAAAGCAATGGTTGAGGTTTATGCTGCAAAAGATGGAATGCCTGATATGATGACTAAAGTCGCAAGCAAACCTGTCAAAGTGATGTTAAACAAAAGCACAAGTGATGAGGAAGTGAAAAAAGGCCTGAAATCAATGGTTTCAAAAACGATCCAAATTCCTAGAAAATATGTCAATAATGCCAAATTCCCTGGTCCATTTACAGCAGGTGTGAACGAAACATTGCCATTAGAAGCATTTGGTGGAGATGGCATGTTAACTCGCCTTCTCTTAACGTCATCAAAAGGAGCTAAGTGGTCAGATAATGGTGACAAAAAACATAAGGCTCTCTTTCTTGTCAAAGACTTGGAAAAAAATAAATATTTCTACCAAGTTAAATTGGATGGCAAAGCAGGTCAATTAGAAGACAAAGCCCTTTTAAGCAAACTCATGAAAAATGGGAAACACGATTACATGGCAGAGGTTACCATTTATGGGGCAAAAGATGGCAAAGCTGACATGACTAAGGTTATTGATCACAAAATGGTTACAATCATGGTAAAATAG
- a CDS encoding ABC transporter permease has protein sequence MKVAWSELRYQPKKYILIELLIVLMIFMVIFLTGLTNGLGRAVSAQIDNYGNKTYLLSEDAEGIITFSNISKDLDHTIEDLALKDKAELVIQRSGVQLGNNAQSKDLTYFAIEKSDLLNPKIVEGKALSAKEGEIVLDSSFKETLSIGSSIRDKASQMPLKVVGFTDDAMYGHSAVGFITPKTFETMKKASNPQYQWQAQAIVTSDVIKPKKLPKELKAYQKEDIITKIPGYQAEHLTLTMITWVLLIASSAILGVFFYILTLQKLKQFGVLKAIGMSMTAITGIQLSQISLLSLFGLVTGLGLTSLLASILPSAMPFYLKTSNVLLVSLSFLVISISCGALSLFKVRQVDPVEVIGGNGE, from the coding sequence ATGAAAGTTGCATGGAGTGAACTTAGGTACCAACCTAAAAAATATATTTTGATTGAATTACTGATTGTTTTAATGATTTTTATGGTGATTTTTCTGACAGGCTTAACAAATGGTTTGGGACGTGCTGTTAGTGCTCAGATTGATAACTACGGCAACAAAACCTACCTTTTATCAGAAGATGCCGAAGGGATTATTACCTTTTCAAATATTAGTAAAGACCTGGATCATACCATTGAAGATTTAGCTTTAAAAGATAAGGCAGAGCTTGTTATCCAACGTTCTGGTGTGCAATTAGGAAATAATGCACAAAGCAAAGACTTAACTTATTTTGCTATTGAAAAAAGTGACCTTTTAAATCCCAAAATTGTTGAAGGCAAAGCCTTGTCTGCAAAAGAAGGCGAAATTGTTTTGGATAGCTCTTTTAAAGAAACTCTTTCCATAGGGAGTTCTATTCGTGACAAAGCGTCACAAATGCCCCTAAAAGTTGTTGGTTTTACTGATGACGCCATGTATGGTCATAGCGCGGTAGGCTTTATCACTCCAAAAACATTTGAAACAATGAAAAAAGCAAGTAATCCACAGTACCAGTGGCAAGCACAAGCCATTGTGACAAGTGATGTGATCAAACCTAAAAAATTGCCTAAAGAGCTTAAGGCCTATCAAAAAGAGGACATCATTACAAAAATTCCAGGCTATCAGGCTGAACACTTAACCCTAACAATGATTACTTGGGTTTTATTAATAGCCTCATCAGCTATTTTAGGCGTTTTCTTTTATATTTTGACCCTGCAAAAATTGAAACAATTTGGAGTTCTAAAAGCTATTGGCATGTCCATGACAGCTATTACTGGCATCCAATTATCACAGATTTCACTTTTGTCTTTATTTGGCCTTGTGACAGGACTTGGCTTAACTAGTCTTCTGGCTAGCATTTTACCATCAGCTATGCCTTTTTACCTCAAAACAAGCAATGTCTTGTTGGTGTCCCTTAGTTTTTTGGTGATTTCAATTAGTTGTGGGGCATTATCTCTCTTTAAGGTTAGACAAGTTGATCCTGTTGAAGTGATTGGTGGAAATGGAGAATAA